Proteins encoded by one window of Arachis ipaensis cultivar K30076 chromosome B04, Araip1.1, whole genome shotgun sequence:
- the LOC107638278 gene encoding histidine kinase 3 isoform X2 yields MSLLHVVGFGLKVGHLLWVPCCLIVSFIYLNWFNCNLGINHNHNCSNNNKWKMGFLGDYDGKVWLNNWWEKNLGNTCKQYYYKYKMLRRSWWRKLWHAYVVFWIVISSSRFLHMSSEATEKRKESLVSLCDERARMLQDQFNVSMNHIQAMSILISTFHHAMDPSAIDQKTFARYTERTAFERPLTSGVAYAVRVLHSEREQFEKQQGWTIKRMDTLEQNPVQEDDFALEALEPSPIQEEYAPVIFAQETIKHVISVDVLSGKEDQENVLRARESGKGVLTAPFRLLKTNRLGVILTFAVYKKELPSNATPDERIQATDGYLGGVFDIESLVEKLLQQLASKQSVIVNVYDTTNHTDPIAMYGSDVLGDEFYHVSTLNFGDPFRKHEMHCRFKQKPPWPWEAIHSSVGMLVIAVLIGYILYATVNRMFISEDNYNEQMELKKRAQAADVAKSQFLATVSHEIRTPMNGVLGMLNMLMDTDLDVTQQEYVRTAQGSGKALVSLINEVLDQAKIDSGKLELEAVVFDLRAILDDVLLLFSEKSQGKGVELAVYVSDEVPEQLIGDPGRFRQIITNLMGNSIKFTEKGHIFVTIHLVEEVVHSIEVEPQSTSKDTLSGYPVADIRRSWEGFKAFSQEGPLGSFSSPSSELVNLIVSVEDTGVGIPLEAQSRIFTPFMQVDPSISRKHGGTGIGLSISKCLVGRMNGEIGFVSIPNIGSTFTFTAVFTNGSPNSKEGRSQPINNQPHLASSEFHGTNALVIDPRPIRAKVSRYHLQRLDIRVELVSDLDQGLSLITNGNSPISIVFIEQEVWDRDSSISSHFVNNTRKVDPPKLFILVNSNSSFRASSVNSGDPFPVVITKPLKASMLAVTLQRAMGVGNRGNTRNVELPSLSLHHLLRGRRILVVDDNSVNRTVAAGALKKYGADVVCISSGKDAVAKLNPPHQFDACFMDIQMPEMDGFEATRRIRELEASMDGDGNNSKLHVPILAMTADVMQATNEECLKTGMDGYVSKPFEAEQLYREVSRFFPPS; encoded by the exons ATGAGTTTGCTCCATGTTGTTGGGTTTGGTCTAAAAGTAGGGCATCTACTTTGGGTGCCATGTTGCTTGATTGTGTCTTTCATTTACCTCAACTGGTTCAATTGCAATCTTGGAATTAATCATAACCATAATTGTAGTAACAATAACAAGTGGAAGATGGGTTTTCTTGGAGATTATGATGGAAAGGTTTGGCTCAATAATTGGTGGGAGAAGAACTTGGGGAACACTTGTAAACAATACTATTACAAGTATAAGATGTTGAGGAGATCCTGGTGGAGGAAGCTCTGGCATGCTTATGTGgttttttggattgtgatttcgtCCTCGAGGTTCTTGCATATGAGCTCGGAGGCTACTGAGAAGAGGAAGGAAAGTCTTGTTAGCTTGTGTGATGAAAGGGCAAGGATGCTGCAGGATCAGTTTAATGTTAGTATGAACCATATTCAGGCTATGTCCATTTTGATCTCCACTTTTCACCATGCCATGGACCCTTCTGCGATCGATCAG AAAACTTTTGCCAGGTATACGGAAAGAACTGCTTTCGAGAGGCCCCTTACGAGTGGTGTCGCATATGCTGTAAGGGTGCTCCATTCCGAAAGGGAACAATTCGAAAAGCAGCAAGGGTGGACTATTAAGAGGATGGATACCCTGGAACAAAACCCGGTTCAAGAGGATGATTTCGCCTTAGAGGCATTGGAGCCATCCCCTATTCAGGAAGAATATGCTCCTGTCATCTTTGCCCAGGAAACAATCAAACATGTAATTTCTGTTGATGTGCTTTCTGGAAAG GAAGACCAGGAAAACGTGTTGCGTGCAAGAGAGTCAGGCAAAGGAGTCTTAACTGCTCCCTTCAGGCTGCTCAAAACAAATCGTCTAGGCGTTATCCTCACATTTGCTGTATACAAGAAAGAACTTCCATCAAATGCAACCCCAGATGAAAGGATTCAAGCAACTGATGG GTATCTTGGAGGGGTCTTTGACATCGAGTCATTAGTGGAAAAATTACTTCAGCAACTTGCTAGCAAGCAGTCAGTCATTGTTAATGTTTATGATACTACAAATCATACCGATCCTATCGCCATGTATGGTTCAGATGTATTAGGTGATGAATTCTACCATGTCAGCACTCTCAACTTTGGAGATCCCTTCAGGAAGCATGAGATGCACTGCAG GTTCAAACAGAAACCACCGTGGCCATGGGAGGCAATACATTCATCAGTTGGCATGCTTGTTATTGCAGTCCTTATTGGTTATATTCTCTATGCCACTGTGAATCGAATGTTCATTTCCGAGGATAATTACAATGAGCAGATGGAGCTTAAAAAACGTGCCCAGGCAGCTGATGTTGCAAAATCTCAG TTTCTCGCCACTGTTTCCCATGAGATCCGAACACCAATGAATGGTGTCTTAG GGATGTTGAATATGCTTATGGACACAGATCTGGATGTAACACAACAGGAGTATGTCAGAACAGCACAGGGTAGTGGAAAAGCTCTTGTATCCCTTATAAATGAGGTTTTGGACCAGGCAAAGATTGATTCCGGTAAGCTAGAGCTGGAGGCAGTGGTGTTTGACTTACGGGCGATTTTGGATGATGTGTTGTTACTATTTTCTGAGAAGTCTCAAGGGAAAGGAGTAGAG TTGGCAGTATATGTCTCGGATGAGGTTCCGGAACAACTCATAGGTGATCCTGGAAGGTTTAGACAAATAATTACAAATCTCATGGGCAACTCTATTAAG TTCACGGAAAAAGGGCATATCTTTGTTACCATCCATCTTGTTGAGGAGGTTGTTCATTCAATAGAAGTTGAGCCGCAATCAACCTCAAAAGATACCTTAAGTGGTTACCCGGTTGCTGATATTCGTCGGAGCTGGGAAGGATTCAAGGCTTTCAGCCAAGAGGGACCTCTTGGTTCTTTTTCTTCGCCGTCAAGCGAGCTTGTCAATCTGATTGTATCTGTTGAGGATACTGGAGTAGGTATTCCTCTCGAGGCACAGTCCCGTATATTCACTCCTTTCATGCAAGTAGATCCATCCATCTCCCGAAAACATGGGGGAACCGGGATTGGTCTAAGCATTAGTAAGTGTTTGGTTGGACGTATGAATGGAGAAATTGGGTTTGTGAGCATACCCAACATAGGTTCCACTTTCACATTTACTGCTGTCTTCACAAATGGATCTCCCAATTCAAAGGAGGGTAGAAGTCAGCCAATCAACAACCAGCCTCATCTTGCCTCCTCGGAATTCCATGGCACGAATGCCTTAGTTATCGACCCCAGACCCATTCGAGCTAAAGTGTCAAGATATCACCTCCAACGTCTTGACATTCGTGTCGAATTAGTCTCAGATTTGGATCAAGGTTTGTCCCTCATAACCAATGGGAATTCACCAATTAGTATTGTTTTCATTGAGCAGGAGGTCTGGGATAGAGATTCGAGCATTTCGTCGCACTTCGTCAACAATACTAGAAAAGTTGACCCTCCTAAGCTATTCATTCTTGTTAATTCCAATAGTTCTTTTAGAGCAAGTTCTGTAAATTCTGGTGATCCTTTTCCAGTTGTCATCACAAAACCTCTAAAAGCAAGTATGCTAGCTGTGACATTGCAAAGAGCCATGGGCGTTGGGAACAGAGGGAACACTCGAAATGTGGAGCTCCCTAGTTTATCTCTCCATCATCTTCTTCGAGGGAGAAGGATTTTAGTAGTAGACGACAACAGTGTGAACCGCACCGTGGCAGCCGGTGCCTTGAAAAAATATGGAGCTGATGTGGTTTGTATAAGCAGTGGAAAAGATGCCGTTGCCAAGCTGAATCCACCCCATCAATTCGATGCCTGTTTCATGGATATCCAAATGCCAGAAATGGATGG CTTTGAAGCTACGAGACGAATTCGAGAGTTGGAAGCATCGATGGACGGTGATGGTAATAATTCAAAGTTGCATGTTCCCATTTTGGCTATGACAGCGGACGTGATGCAGGCAACAAATGAGGAATGCCTAAAAACTGGGATGGATGGATATGTTTCAAAGCCCTTTGAAGCTGAGCAACTTTATAGAGAAGTTTCGCGGTTTTTCCCACCTTCATGA
- the LOC107638278 gene encoding histidine kinase 3 isoform X1, which translates to MSLLHVVGFGLKVGHLLWVPCCLIVSFIYLNWFNCNLGINHNHNCSNNNKWKMGFLGDYDGKVWLNNWWEKNLGNTCKQYYYKYKMLRRSWWRKLWHAYVVFWIVISSSRFLHMSSEATEKRKESLVSLCDERARMLQDQFNVSMNHIQAMSILISTFHHAMDPSAIDQKTFARYTERTAFERPLTSGVAYAVRVLHSEREQFEKQQGWTIKRMDTLEQNPVQEDDFALEALEPSPIQEEYAPVIFAQETIKHVISVDVLSGKEDQENVLRARESGKGVLTAPFRLLKTNRLGVILTFAVYKKELPSNATPDERIQATDGYLGGVFDIESLVEKLLQQLASKQSVIVNVYDTTNHTDPIAMYGSDVLGDEFYHVSTLNFGDPFRKHEMHCRFKQKPPWPWEAIHSSVGMLVIAVLIGYILYATVNRMFISEDNYNEQMELKKRAQAADVAKSQFLATVSHEIRTPMNGVLGMLNMLMDTDLDVTQQEYVRTAQGSGKALVSLINEVLDQAKIDSGKLELEAVVFDLRAILDDVLLLFSEKSQGKGVELAVYVSDEVPEQLIGDPGRFRQIITNLMGNSIKLFVWQFTEKGHIFVTIHLVEEVVHSIEVEPQSTSKDTLSGYPVADIRRSWEGFKAFSQEGPLGSFSSPSSELVNLIVSVEDTGVGIPLEAQSRIFTPFMQVDPSISRKHGGTGIGLSISKCLVGRMNGEIGFVSIPNIGSTFTFTAVFTNGSPNSKEGRSQPINNQPHLASSEFHGTNALVIDPRPIRAKVSRYHLQRLDIRVELVSDLDQGLSLITNGNSPISIVFIEQEVWDRDSSISSHFVNNTRKVDPPKLFILVNSNSSFRASSVNSGDPFPVVITKPLKASMLAVTLQRAMGVGNRGNTRNVELPSLSLHHLLRGRRILVVDDNSVNRTVAAGALKKYGADVVCISSGKDAVAKLNPPHQFDACFMDIQMPEMDGFEATRRIRELEASMDGDGNNSKLHVPILAMTADVMQATNEECLKTGMDGYVSKPFEAEQLYREVSRFFPPS; encoded by the exons ATGAGTTTGCTCCATGTTGTTGGGTTTGGTCTAAAAGTAGGGCATCTACTTTGGGTGCCATGTTGCTTGATTGTGTCTTTCATTTACCTCAACTGGTTCAATTGCAATCTTGGAATTAATCATAACCATAATTGTAGTAACAATAACAAGTGGAAGATGGGTTTTCTTGGAGATTATGATGGAAAGGTTTGGCTCAATAATTGGTGGGAGAAGAACTTGGGGAACACTTGTAAACAATACTATTACAAGTATAAGATGTTGAGGAGATCCTGGTGGAGGAAGCTCTGGCATGCTTATGTGgttttttggattgtgatttcgtCCTCGAGGTTCTTGCATATGAGCTCGGAGGCTACTGAGAAGAGGAAGGAAAGTCTTGTTAGCTTGTGTGATGAAAGGGCAAGGATGCTGCAGGATCAGTTTAATGTTAGTATGAACCATATTCAGGCTATGTCCATTTTGATCTCCACTTTTCACCATGCCATGGACCCTTCTGCGATCGATCAG AAAACTTTTGCCAGGTATACGGAAAGAACTGCTTTCGAGAGGCCCCTTACGAGTGGTGTCGCATATGCTGTAAGGGTGCTCCATTCCGAAAGGGAACAATTCGAAAAGCAGCAAGGGTGGACTATTAAGAGGATGGATACCCTGGAACAAAACCCGGTTCAAGAGGATGATTTCGCCTTAGAGGCATTGGAGCCATCCCCTATTCAGGAAGAATATGCTCCTGTCATCTTTGCCCAGGAAACAATCAAACATGTAATTTCTGTTGATGTGCTTTCTGGAAAG GAAGACCAGGAAAACGTGTTGCGTGCAAGAGAGTCAGGCAAAGGAGTCTTAACTGCTCCCTTCAGGCTGCTCAAAACAAATCGTCTAGGCGTTATCCTCACATTTGCTGTATACAAGAAAGAACTTCCATCAAATGCAACCCCAGATGAAAGGATTCAAGCAACTGATGG GTATCTTGGAGGGGTCTTTGACATCGAGTCATTAGTGGAAAAATTACTTCAGCAACTTGCTAGCAAGCAGTCAGTCATTGTTAATGTTTATGATACTACAAATCATACCGATCCTATCGCCATGTATGGTTCAGATGTATTAGGTGATGAATTCTACCATGTCAGCACTCTCAACTTTGGAGATCCCTTCAGGAAGCATGAGATGCACTGCAG GTTCAAACAGAAACCACCGTGGCCATGGGAGGCAATACATTCATCAGTTGGCATGCTTGTTATTGCAGTCCTTATTGGTTATATTCTCTATGCCACTGTGAATCGAATGTTCATTTCCGAGGATAATTACAATGAGCAGATGGAGCTTAAAAAACGTGCCCAGGCAGCTGATGTTGCAAAATCTCAG TTTCTCGCCACTGTTTCCCATGAGATCCGAACACCAATGAATGGTGTCTTAG GGATGTTGAATATGCTTATGGACACAGATCTGGATGTAACACAACAGGAGTATGTCAGAACAGCACAGGGTAGTGGAAAAGCTCTTGTATCCCTTATAAATGAGGTTTTGGACCAGGCAAAGATTGATTCCGGTAAGCTAGAGCTGGAGGCAGTGGTGTTTGACTTACGGGCGATTTTGGATGATGTGTTGTTACTATTTTCTGAGAAGTCTCAAGGGAAAGGAGTAGAG TTGGCAGTATATGTCTCGGATGAGGTTCCGGAACAACTCATAGGTGATCCTGGAAGGTTTAGACAAATAATTACAAATCTCATGGGCAACTCTATTAAG TTGTTTGTTTGGCAGTTCACGGAAAAAGGGCATATCTTTGTTACCATCCATCTTGTTGAGGAGGTTGTTCATTCAATAGAAGTTGAGCCGCAATCAACCTCAAAAGATACCTTAAGTGGTTACCCGGTTGCTGATATTCGTCGGAGCTGGGAAGGATTCAAGGCTTTCAGCCAAGAGGGACCTCTTGGTTCTTTTTCTTCGCCGTCAAGCGAGCTTGTCAATCTGATTGTATCTGTTGAGGATACTGGAGTAGGTATTCCTCTCGAGGCACAGTCCCGTATATTCACTCCTTTCATGCAAGTAGATCCATCCATCTCCCGAAAACATGGGGGAACCGGGATTGGTCTAAGCATTAGTAAGTGTTTGGTTGGACGTATGAATGGAGAAATTGGGTTTGTGAGCATACCCAACATAGGTTCCACTTTCACATTTACTGCTGTCTTCACAAATGGATCTCCCAATTCAAAGGAGGGTAGAAGTCAGCCAATCAACAACCAGCCTCATCTTGCCTCCTCGGAATTCCATGGCACGAATGCCTTAGTTATCGACCCCAGACCCATTCGAGCTAAAGTGTCAAGATATCACCTCCAACGTCTTGACATTCGTGTCGAATTAGTCTCAGATTTGGATCAAGGTTTGTCCCTCATAACCAATGGGAATTCACCAATTAGTATTGTTTTCATTGAGCAGGAGGTCTGGGATAGAGATTCGAGCATTTCGTCGCACTTCGTCAACAATACTAGAAAAGTTGACCCTCCTAAGCTATTCATTCTTGTTAATTCCAATAGTTCTTTTAGAGCAAGTTCTGTAAATTCTGGTGATCCTTTTCCAGTTGTCATCACAAAACCTCTAAAAGCAAGTATGCTAGCTGTGACATTGCAAAGAGCCATGGGCGTTGGGAACAGAGGGAACACTCGAAATGTGGAGCTCCCTAGTTTATCTCTCCATCATCTTCTTCGAGGGAGAAGGATTTTAGTAGTAGACGACAACAGTGTGAACCGCACCGTGGCAGCCGGTGCCTTGAAAAAATATGGAGCTGATGTGGTTTGTATAAGCAGTGGAAAAGATGCCGTTGCCAAGCTGAATCCACCCCATCAATTCGATGCCTGTTTCATGGATATCCAAATGCCAGAAATGGATGG CTTTGAAGCTACGAGACGAATTCGAGAGTTGGAAGCATCGATGGACGGTGATGGTAATAATTCAAAGTTGCATGTTCCCATTTTGGCTATGACAGCGGACGTGATGCAGGCAACAAATGAGGAATGCCTAAAAACTGGGATGGATGGATATGTTTCAAAGCCCTTTGAAGCTGAGCAACTTTATAGAGAAGTTTCGCGGTTTTTCCCACCTTCATGA